The Setaria viridis chromosome 6, Setaria_viridis_v4.0, whole genome shotgun sequence genome includes the window GATAATGCATTTGCAATGTATGCTCAGATGCTTCGTCAAGGGCTCTCACCAAATATTGCTACATTCAACACACTTCTGGGAGGTCTTGAGTCTGCTGGAAAAATTGGAGAAACGGATACTGTTCTCAGTGAGATAAACAAGATGGGTCTTGAACCCAATAATCTCACCTATGATATACTGGTGACAGGATATGCAAAGAAAAGCAACAAAGTTGAAGCACTGAGGCTGTATTGTGAGATGGTGAGTAAAGGCTTTATTCCCAAAGCAAGCACGTATAATTCACTCATAAGTGATTTTGCTAAAGCTGGAATGATGAACCAAGCTAAAGAGATGTTCAAAGAAATGAAAAGGAGAGGGGTTTTACATACGTCCTCAACTTATGATATCCTTTTGAATGGATGGTCAAAGCTTAGAAATGGAATAGAGGTGAGAAAACTTTTCAAAGATATGAAAGAGATAGGATTTAGACCATCTAAAGGCACTCTTAGTTTTGTATCCAGAGCATTTTCAAAGCCAGGGATGACTTGGGAAGCTCGACGTTTACTGAAGACCCTTTTTAAAGATTAGGAAAAGGTGAAGTCTCAATATAATATCTGCCCAGGATAGATGGTCTAATGAACACGGTTCTCACCATGACTACAGCTGTAGTCCGAGGTTCTAATTATTGCAGTGTCttcctgcaaggctgcaaggcCAAACCTGCCCTGGTGCATAAAGAGTTAGCAGTCGACATAATTAATTCTGAAAAAAGAGAGGTTAATGCTTCAGAAGAACAGCTGATGCTAAGGGGGATCAAGGAAGTGGGGCTGGTGGTGGCCAGGATGTGcagggtgggggtgggggtgggggggggggggcatagAAATATAGGTCTGATGGGGCGGTGACTCTCGGGTTATCGCCCATTTCATCATCAACGCTTCACTTGTCGAACTCGGGGTGGGAACCATGGTCAGCACACCAGGTTCAGGATTTGGGTCAGGGGATCAGGGGGTTCAGGCTCTGGTGCCCCTTGAGAGAAAcacggcagaggatgaccaccTGGCTCTGGGAAGATGCAACAGTTGGCTTCGCTTGGTGAGTTCCTGCAGCCTTGTAATTTCACTCAGCCTTGTAATCTTACTTAAAAAATCTTTTCTATTTGGAATCAGGGTACACATTGGTCTGTATTTTATAAACAGACCTGAGTGGATTATAGTTGAGCATGCTTGTGCTTCATATTCATACGTATCTGTGCCATTTTATGACACTCTTGGTATGTTCACAACCCAGAATGACCATAGGCTTCCTGTTCATTCTTGATTCATCTAGTGACAATGTGAAACTGGATCCTCTGGTTCAGATCAAACTGATATGGGACAATGTTTGTATCAGTGGGCCTCTATGCAAAAGTCAGCAAATGGTAGATCTACCACAGATTAAATGTTCTCTTTGGTCAAGTCATAGTTTGCAAGTTATGTAAGTTTTAACTATATGTACATGTGTTCAATGCTTATAGGGCATAGGCATACATACACTGTTCTTATGGCATCGCCTAGGCGTCCCGGCGGCTATAGAAGCTCGACGTCCCGCCCGCCACGGCTTCGGCGCGTATGGCGTCGCCTGGCGCGGGTTAGGCGTCCCCTCGCGGCGTCGCGCGGGTAAGGCGACGCCCGCgcggtgaaaaaaaaagagcggGGAGCGCGGGAAGGGACTCGGAGCACGGGAAGAGAGAGCGCGCGTCTGTGTACCCCCGCGCGGGCCCATGCCCCCATCCCTGCGCGCCAGTTGAggaaagagagaggggggggggggagaagAGGGAAGCGGCGTGAGTCGTGACTGGCAGAGTGCCGCCTCAATCGAGCCGAAAGAGATCCGCTGCACCTGGAAGCCCGCCCGCCGGCACCGAGGGGGAAGGCCGAGGGGGAAAGGAAGGCATCCGTCGGCACCTGGAAGACCGCACGTCGGCGCCTGGAGCCCTCCCGCCGGCACCGCCTGGagcccgcccgccggcgcctgGAGCCCGCGCCTGGAGTcctcctctgctctgctcctTGGCTCTACTCCTCAGCGCCTGCTCAGTTATATGCTCCTCTCATCCTCTGCTCCTCTGCACCATGTGTTGTGCTATACTGCCTATTAGTGCTATACTGCTATATACTGCGGTACTGATTCTCCTAGGCTATATGTATGGCgtcgcctcgccgcgcgccttATTCGCCTAGGCGTCTCGAAGGGGGTGGGTCGCCGCGCGTCGCCTTACCGCCGTAAGAACATTGCATACATAGCATGCTCATGTTGGGCATGTCACCTTCATTTTACAACATGTGTATCTGTTCTTTTCCGCTTGTTCCTATATATTGGGCACCCATCTTTTCTGAAATCCTCAGATTCTTCCTATATTGTGCACCCCTGATTTCTGAAATCCTCCGATTCTTCAACTCAGGGAAAGGCTAGTCCTCAACCTTTTCGTCCTCCAAAACCTGAAGATGTTGATACTATCTGTTACACTAGTGGCACTACTGGCACGCCAAAGGTAAATCATCCATCCTTCTGATTGTTCTTTGCTCCTACAGGAAAGTACTTTTTTCTTGTACAGTTGCACATTTCAAATCCATGATGTTGGATATCAATCTTTTCCCAGGGAGCTGTTATTTCTCATGAGAACTTAATTGCAAATGTAGCAGGGTCAAACCTGAACATTAAGTTTTACCCCTCCGATGTGTTGAGTGTTTCACATTGGAAATTAATTGTTTCTGCTTGCATAACTTG containing:
- the LOC117860211 gene encoding long chain acyl-CoA synthetase 6, peroxisomal isoform X9; amino-acid sequence: MVSTPGSGFGSGDQGVQALVPLERNTAEDDHLALGRCNSWLRLGKASPQPFRPPKPEDVDTICYTSGTTGTPKGAVISHENLIANVAGSNLNIKFYPSDVYISYLPLAHIYERVNQVALLHCGVAVGFYQGDNLKLMDDLAVLRPTVFASVPRLYNRIYAAITNAVKESGGLKEKLFHSAYNAKRQAIIKA
- the LOC117860211 gene encoding long chain acyl-CoA synthetase 6, peroxisomal isoform X8, encoding MVSTPGSGFGSGDQGVQALVPLERNTAEDDHLALGRCNSWLRLGKASPQPFRPPKPEDVDTICYTSGTTGTPKGAVISHENLIANVAGSNLNIKFYPSDVYISYLPLAHIYERVNQVALLHCGVAVGFYQGDNLKLMDDLAVLRPTVFASVPRLYNRIYAAITNAVKESGGLKEKLFHSAYNAKRQAIIKASLPQS